In Xanthomonas sp. SI, the following are encoded in one genomic region:
- a CDS encoding NADH:flavin oxidoreductase/NADH oxidase: protein MSHLFSPLALGPLSLSNRIVIAPMCQYSAEHGQASDWHTIHLGQLAQSGAGLLILEATAVEPRGRISYADLGLWDDATEAALRGVLASVRRWSPMPLGIQLAHAGRKASTNKPWEGGGAIAPGQPNGWQTVAPSALAFAEHGTPPQALDLAGIDAVVAAFVASAQRAERLGFELIELHAAHGYLLHQFLSPLSNQREDAYGGSLENRMRLLLRVHAAVRAAVSASVAVGVRLSATDWVEGGWDVAQSVALAQALQAQGCDYLHVSSGGLDRRQQIPLAAGYQVPQAEAIHRAVRMPVIAVGLITEPQHAEAILAEGQADAVALARGILYDPRWPWHAAAALGARLKPSPQYLRCEPRSARGLFDA, encoded by the coding sequence TTGAGCCATCTCTTCTCGCCCCTCGCCCTGGGGCCGCTGTCGTTGTCCAATCGCATCGTCATCGCGCCGATGTGCCAGTACTCGGCCGAGCATGGCCAGGCCAGCGACTGGCACACCATCCACCTCGGCCAGCTGGCGCAGTCCGGTGCCGGTTTGCTGATCCTGGAAGCCACCGCTGTGGAGCCGCGCGGGCGCATCAGCTACGCCGACCTGGGCCTGTGGGACGACGCCACCGAAGCGGCGCTGCGCGGGGTGCTGGCCTCGGTGCGGCGCTGGTCGCCGATGCCGCTGGGGATTCAGCTCGCACACGCCGGGCGCAAGGCGTCCACGAACAAGCCGTGGGAGGGCGGCGGCGCGATCGCGCCGGGGCAGCCGAACGGCTGGCAGACCGTGGCGCCGTCGGCGCTGGCCTTCGCCGAACACGGCACGCCGCCGCAGGCGCTGGACCTGGCCGGCATCGACGCCGTCGTCGCGGCCTTCGTCGCCTCGGCGCAGCGCGCCGAACGGCTGGGGTTCGAGCTGATCGAATTGCATGCCGCGCACGGCTATCTGCTGCACCAGTTCCTGTCGCCGCTGAGCAACCAGCGCGAAGACGCCTATGGCGGCAGCCTGGAGAACCGCATGCGCCTGCTGCTGCGCGTGCATGCCGCGGTGCGTGCGGCGGTGTCGGCGTCGGTCGCGGTGGGCGTGCGCCTTTCCGCCACCGACTGGGTCGAGGGCGGCTGGGACGTGGCGCAGAGCGTCGCCCTGGCGCAGGCGCTGCAGGCGCAGGGCTGCGATTACCTGCACGTGTCCAGCGGCGGCCTCGATCGCCGCCAGCAGATTCCGCTGGCGGCCGGCTACCAGGTGCCGCAGGCCGAGGCGATCCATCGCGCGGTGCGCATGCCGGTGATCGCGGTCGGCCTGATCACCGAGCCGCAGCACGCCGAGGCGATCCTCGCCGAGGGCCAGGCCGACGCGGTCGCGCTGGCCCGCGGCATCCTCTACGATCCGCGCTGGCCGTGGCACGCCGCCGCCGCGCTGGGCGCCAGGCTGAAGCCGTCGCCGCAATACCTGCGCTGCGAACCGCGTTCGGCGCGCGGCCTGTTCGACGCGTGA
- a CDS encoding PDZ domain-containing protein, whose amino-acid sequence MLRNAVLFSVFFAGLAPVAVLAQAPVPTRTAFAFCSVTDTGGVPAKVWASPVVEIAYQDDASGWLRRSNELASDFLQHVGSLGGAGTKDCMLGPGREEALAQREQQRAIWSKRLYLMKVGSWRDVDWTPPPWDAAAKPSAQITRYFYCYATQVDIPDRSDLAHTVATQIFAMPSGADPTAVYAQSAAYAEEFKQTVRAHGQPEEDTTCTAYDTQAEASKASRDYRRLFGGFNTKFAEVAWMPSGRAAAVAAATPTSASATPIAPTAAAAAAPRTLGVRIAPVTAEVALATGLPSARGAWIVEVIDGSVAMQAGIKPMDVLLEIDGRPVGGPQDVPPLVAGLRAGVPVPAQIWRDRRMQQLSLLFASGAAAAVSAQVPAAAVPTTE is encoded by the coding sequence ATGCTGCGCAATGCGGTGCTTTTCTCCGTTTTCTTCGCCGGGCTGGCGCCCGTCGCGGTCCTCGCGCAAGCGCCTGTGCCGACGCGCACGGCGTTCGCGTTCTGCAGCGTGACCGACACCGGCGGGGTGCCGGCAAAGGTCTGGGCCTCGCCGGTCGTCGAGATTGCTTATCAGGACGACGCCAGCGGCTGGCTGCGGCGCAGCAACGAGCTAGCCAGTGATTTCCTACAGCATGTGGGCAGCCTCGGCGGGGCGGGAACCAAGGACTGCATGCTCGGCCCAGGGCGCGAGGAAGCGCTGGCGCAGCGCGAGCAGCAACGCGCGATATGGAGCAAGCGCCTGTACCTGATGAAGGTGGGCAGCTGGCGCGACGTGGACTGGACGCCGCCGCCGTGGGATGCCGCCGCCAAGCCGTCGGCGCAGATCACGCGCTATTTCTACTGCTACGCGACCCAGGTCGACATTCCCGATCGCAGCGACCTGGCGCACACCGTCGCCACTCAGATCTTCGCCATGCCGAGCGGCGCCGATCCGACGGCGGTCTATGCGCAGAGCGCGGCGTATGCCGAGGAATTCAAGCAGACCGTGCGCGCGCACGGCCAGCCGGAGGAAGACACGACCTGCACCGCATACGACACCCAGGCCGAAGCGAGCAAGGCCAGTCGCGACTATCGCAGGCTGTTCGGCGGGTTCAACACCAAGTTCGCCGAAGTGGCGTGGATGCCGAGCGGCCGCGCAGCTGCAGTGGCTGCGGCGACACCGACTTCGGCGTCTGCCACGCCGATCGCGCCCACTGCGGCTGCGGCAGCAGCGCCCAGAACACTCGGCGTGCGCATCGCGCCGGTCACCGCGGAAGTGGCGCTGGCAACCGGACTTCCTTCCGCGCGCGGCGCATGGATCGTGGAGGTGATCGACGGCAGCGTCGCCATGCAGGCCGGGATCAAGCCGATGGATGTGCTGCTGGAGATCGACGGCCGGCCGGTCGGCGGCCCTCAGGACGTGCCGCCCTTGGTGGCAGGATTGCGCGCAGGCGTTCCGGTGCCGGCGCAGATATGGCGCGATCGCCGCATGCAGCAGCTGAGTCTGTTGTTCGCGAGCGGCGCTGCCGCTGCGGTGTCGGCGCAAGTGCCGGCGGCCGCTGTGCCAACGACGGAGTGA
- the purU gene encoding formyltetrahydrofolate deformylase — MRPDYILTLSCPDRTGIVYRVSGLLFEHGCNILDAQQFGDEESGRFFLRVHFDVPADGIVAAVKVQLAPLAADYAMDWQLHDARRRARLLVLVSKQGHCLNDLLFRAHSRQLRVDIAAVASNHDDFAALARSYDVPFHHLPVGADNRAEQEAQLLALVERERIDLVVLARYMQILSPTLCAALAGRAINIHHSFLPSFKGAQPYHQAHARGVKIIGATAHYVTGDLDEGPIIEQDVARVDHAMTPRDLVRLGSDTESQVLARAVRRHVEHRILLNGHRTVVFR; from the coding sequence ATGCGCCCCGACTACATCCTGACCCTGTCCTGCCCGGACCGTACCGGCATCGTCTACCGCGTCAGCGGCCTGCTGTTCGAGCACGGCTGCAACATCCTCGACGCGCAACAGTTCGGCGACGAGGAGAGCGGTCGCTTCTTCCTGCGCGTGCATTTCGACGTGCCCGCCGACGGCATCGTCGCGGCGGTGAAGGTGCAACTGGCGCCGCTCGCCGCCGACTACGCGATGGACTGGCAACTGCACGACGCGCGGCGCCGCGCGCGTCTGCTGGTGCTGGTCAGTAAGCAGGGCCATTGCCTCAACGATCTGCTGTTTCGCGCGCACAGCCGTCAGCTGCGCGTGGACATCGCCGCGGTGGCCTCCAATCACGACGATTTCGCCGCACTGGCGCGTTCTTACGACGTGCCGTTCCACCACCTGCCGGTCGGTGCCGACAACCGCGCCGAACAGGAAGCGCAATTGCTGGCGCTGGTGGAGCGCGAGCGCATCGACCTGGTGGTGCTGGCGCGCTACATGCAGATCCTGTCGCCGACGCTGTGCGCCGCGCTGGCCGGACGCGCGATCAACATCCATCACAGCTTCCTCCCCAGCTTCAAGGGCGCGCAGCCGTACCACCAGGCGCACGCGCGCGGGGTCAAGATCATCGGCGCCACCGCGCACTACGTCACCGGCGATCTCGACGAAGGCCCGATCATCGAACAGGACGTGGCCCGCGTGGACCACGCGATGACTCCGCGCGACCTGGTGCGCCTGGGCAGCGATACCGAATCGCAAGTCCTGGCCCGCGCGGTGCGCCGCCATGTCGAGCATCGCATTTTGCTCAACGGGCATCGCACTGTGGTGTTTCGGTGA
- a CDS encoding NAD-dependent protein deacetylase, whose product MHQTLPDHALPMPAAAAADAALQAFVARHRRLFVLTGAGCSTDSGIPDYRDAAGDWKRAQPVTYQAFMGELATRQRYWARSLVGWPRFGHARPNATHAALAQLEARGQVELLLTQNVDRLHQAAGSAAVIDLHGRLDVVRCMGCERRLPREDFQQQLLQHNPHWATLQAGQAPDGDADLEDVDFAAFAVPACTQCGGVLKPDVVFFGENVPRERVAAAFAHLQQADAMLVLGSSLMVYSGFRFVQAAAKAGVPIAAVNLGRTRGDDLLSLKLAQPCAQALAFLLPRAAA is encoded by the coding sequence ATGCACCAGACATTGCCGGATCATGCCCTGCCCATGCCTGCAGCGGCCGCCGCGGACGCAGCGCTGCAGGCGTTCGTCGCGCGCCACCGGCGCCTGTTCGTGCTGACCGGTGCCGGCTGCAGCACCGATTCGGGCATTCCCGACTACCGCGATGCCGCCGGCGACTGGAAGCGCGCGCAGCCGGTCACCTACCAGGCGTTCATGGGCGAGCTGGCCACGCGGCAGCGCTACTGGGCGCGCAGCCTGGTCGGCTGGCCGCGCTTCGGCCATGCCCGGCCCAACGCCACGCACGCGGCGCTGGCGCAGCTGGAAGCGCGCGGCCAGGTCGAACTGCTGCTGACCCAGAACGTGGACCGCCTGCACCAGGCCGCCGGCAGCGCAGCGGTGATCGACCTGCACGGACGCCTGGACGTGGTGCGCTGCATGGGCTGCGAGCGGCGCCTGCCGCGCGAGGACTTCCAGCAACAGTTGCTGCAGCACAACCCGCACTGGGCGACGCTGCAGGCCGGGCAGGCGCCAGACGGCGACGCCGACCTGGAGGACGTGGACTTCGCTGCCTTCGCGGTGCCGGCCTGCACGCAATGCGGCGGCGTGCTGAAGCCGGACGTGGTGTTCTTCGGCGAGAACGTGCCGCGCGAGCGCGTGGCCGCCGCCTTCGCGCACCTGCAGCAGGCCGACGCGATGCTGGTGCTGGGATCGTCGCTGATGGTGTATTCCGGCTTCCGCTTCGTGCAGGCCGCGGCGAAGGCGGGAGTGCCGATCGCCGCGGTCAACCTGGGCCGCACCCGCGGCGACGACCTGCTGAGCCTGAAGCTGGCGCAGCCCTGCGCGCAGGCGCTGGCGTTCCTGCTGCCGCGTGCGGCCGCCTAG
- a CDS encoding response regulator transcription factor produces MSRFSDPIGQPIVATATAPLRVALLEDDDVLRDRVLLPGLQRHGFEVTPLRTAQALWAALDDHRFDLIVLDIGLPDSDGFTLTEQLQAQRPGLGIIILSGRGEQPDLVRGLTQGADSYLIKPVQIEILAATLFSVARRMSRPLSSAPNAAEEWQLQDDGWCLFSPEGQAVALTGSERKVVQSLWSARGRLVTRDALIGMLGGNLGLEVDPHRLDALLHRLRLKVQERTGVALPLKAVRGEGYLFMPQER; encoded by the coding sequence GTGAGCAGATTTTCCGATCCGATAGGCCAGCCGATCGTCGCCACCGCCACCGCCCCGCTGCGGGTGGCGCTGCTGGAGGACGACGACGTGCTGCGCGACCGGGTCCTGCTGCCCGGGTTGCAGCGGCACGGTTTCGAGGTCACGCCGCTGCGCACTGCGCAGGCGCTGTGGGCGGCGCTGGACGACCACCGCTTCGACCTGATCGTGCTCGATATCGGCCTGCCGGACAGCGACGGCTTCACCCTGACCGAGCAGTTGCAGGCGCAGCGCCCGGGGCTGGGCATCATCATCCTGAGCGGGCGCGGCGAGCAGCCGGATCTGGTGCGCGGCCTGACCCAGGGCGCGGACTCCTACCTGATCAAACCGGTGCAGATCGAGATCCTGGCCGCCACGTTGTTCAGCGTGGCGCGGCGCATGTCGCGTCCGCTGTCCTCGGCACCCAACGCGGCCGAGGAATGGCAGCTGCAGGACGACGGCTGGTGCCTGTTCTCGCCGGAGGGACAGGCGGTGGCGTTGACCGGATCCGAGCGCAAGGTGGTGCAGAGCCTGTGGAGCGCGCGCGGACGGCTGGTCACCCGCGACGCGTTGATCGGCATGCTCGGCGGCAACCTCGGCCTGGAGGTCGACCCGCATCGCCTGGACGCGCTGCTGCACCGGCTACGGCTCAAGGTGCAGGAGCGTACCGGCGTCGCGCTGCCGCTAAAGGCGGTGCGTGGCGAGGGTTACCTGTTCATGCCGCAGGAACGCTGA
- a CDS encoding NAD(P)-dependent oxidoreductase → MSIGFLGLGTMGQPIAHNLLRAGHALTVWNRSAAAAQPLLEAGAQLAAQPADAVRGPVLFSMLADDTAVRETLLDRGALDALPAGSVHVNMATISVALARELSALHAERGVAYLAIPVLGRSDVAAAGQLNLLAAGDAAALARVQPLLDVIGRKTWYFGAAPEQANAVKLAANLCLASAIGTMAEASALVRGHGVDAADFLGMLVNTLFAAPAYQNYGGMIAEQRYSPAGFKTTLGLKDVRLALNAGETRHVPMPLAAVLRDQFIDAIAHGDGELDWSALAKVAARRAGQA, encoded by the coding sequence ATGAGCATCGGATTTCTCGGCCTGGGCACGATGGGCCAGCCCATCGCGCACAACCTGTTGCGCGCCGGGCATGCATTGACCGTGTGGAACCGCAGCGCGGCCGCGGCGCAGCCGCTGCTCGAGGCCGGCGCGCAACTGGCCGCGCAGCCGGCCGACGCGGTGCGCGGCCCGGTGCTGTTCTCGATGCTGGCAGACGATACGGCGGTGCGCGAAACCCTGCTCGACCGTGGCGCGCTCGACGCGCTGCCGGCCGGCAGCGTGCACGTCAACATGGCCACGATCTCGGTGGCGCTGGCGCGCGAGCTGAGCGCCTTGCATGCCGAGCGCGGCGTGGCCTACCTGGCGATCCCGGTGCTGGGGCGCAGCGACGTGGCCGCCGCCGGCCAGCTCAACCTGCTCGCCGCCGGCGATGCCGCGGCGCTGGCGCGGGTGCAGCCGCTGCTCGACGTGATCGGGCGCAAGACCTGGTATTTCGGCGCGGCGCCGGAGCAGGCCAATGCGGTCAAGCTGGCCGCCAACCTGTGCCTGGCCAGCGCCATCGGCACCATGGCCGAAGCGTCGGCGCTGGTGCGCGGGCATGGCGTGGACGCGGCCGATTTCCTGGGCATGCTGGTCAACACCCTGTTCGCCGCACCGGCGTACCAGAACTACGGCGGCATGATCGCCGAGCAGCGCTACAGCCCGGCCGGCTTCAAGACCACGCTGGGGCTGAAGGACGTGCGCCTGGCCTTGAACGCCGGCGAGACCCGGCACGTGCCGATGCCGCTGGCGGCGGTGCTGCGCGACCAGTTCATCGACGCGATCGCGCACGGCGACGGCGAGCTGGACTGGTCGGCGCTGGCCAAGGTCGCCGCACGCCGCGCCGGGCAGGCCTGA
- a CDS encoding ATP-binding protein codes for MPQKPLIRLWRRYWAWLRRIPITDPVDRGNAPALQVLFLFLGCEIPLNKLYHLLTAPQIQMTTGQLAVDVGTDAAMSVAAWAGVWMIRRGLLQQAAAAFIAVVLCSAVAANLAFGYQVQAFDPFPMMMLTLAALVIGRRALWVVYLCITLIFWAGMESPWGRDPRGTRSPFQNLPSLALSYLMITLVLDRTVAALRESLWRARRSAARLRVEMRERAQAQQRLLHLQKIELVGQLASGVSHDFNNVLSAILGYAEQRHCVHELDFDPPRDALALADALDGVALAAQRGVAISRKLLSFSRREVSVPERFDAGEALHGIQPMLRQLFGPTVRLHLDLAPEPLPLFLDRSRLDLTLLNFAANARDAMPDGGSFSICLRRDGACARIEIADTGVGMSADVQRQAFEPFFTTKPAGQGTGLGLAVAFEMAQEAQGSLEVRSAPGAGTCFVLRLPLAALSVPAA; via the coding sequence ATGCCACAAAAACCGCTGATCCGGCTGTGGCGCCGGTATTGGGCATGGCTGCGGCGCATCCCCATTACCGATCCGGTCGACCGCGGTAACGCGCCTGCGCTGCAGGTGCTGTTCCTGTTCCTCGGCTGCGAGATCCCGCTCAACAAGCTCTACCACCTGCTGACCGCTCCGCAGATCCAGATGACCACCGGCCAGCTGGCGGTGGACGTGGGCACCGACGCGGCGATGTCGGTGGCCGCCTGGGCCGGGGTGTGGATGATCCGCCGCGGCCTGCTGCAACAGGCCGCCGCCGCGTTCATCGCGGTGGTGCTGTGTTCGGCGGTGGCCGCCAACCTGGCCTTCGGTTACCAGGTGCAGGCCTTCGATCCCTTCCCGATGATGATGTTGACCCTGGCCGCACTGGTGATCGGGCGGCGCGCGCTGTGGGTGGTGTACCTGTGCATCACGCTGATCTTCTGGGCGGGCATGGAGAGCCCGTGGGGACGCGATCCGCGCGGCACGCGCAGCCCGTTCCAGAACCTGCCGTCGCTGGCGCTGAGCTACCTGATGATCACCCTGGTGCTCGATCGCACCGTGGCCGCGTTGCGCGAGAGCCTGTGGCGCGCGCGGCGCAGCGCCGCGCGGCTGCGGGTGGAGATGCGCGAGCGCGCGCAGGCGCAACAGCGGTTGCTGCATCTGCAGAAGATCGAGCTGGTTGGGCAACTGGCCAGCGGCGTGTCGCACGACTTCAACAACGTCCTCAGCGCGATCCTCGGCTATGCCGAGCAGCGCCACTGCGTGCACGAACTGGATTTCGATCCGCCGCGCGATGCGCTGGCGCTGGCCGACGCACTGGACGGCGTGGCGCTGGCCGCGCAGCGCGGCGTGGCGATCAGCCGCAAACTGCTGAGCTTCAGCCGGCGCGAAGTGAGCGTGCCCGAGCGCTTCGACGCCGGCGAGGCGCTGCACGGCATCCAGCCGATGCTGCGGCAACTGTTCGGGCCGACCGTGCGCCTGCATCTGGACCTGGCGCCGGAACCGCTGCCGCTGTTCCTGGACCGCAGCCGGCTCGATCTGACCTTGCTCAATTTCGCCGCCAATGCGCGCGATGCCATGCCCGACGGCGGCAGTTTCTCGATCTGCCTGCGCCGCGATGGCGCCTGCGCCCGCATTGAGATCGCCGATACCGGCGTGGGCATGAGTGCGGACGTGCAGCGGCAGGCGTTCGAGCCGTTCTTCACCACCAAGCCGGCCGGTCAAGGCACCGGGTTGGGGCTGGCGGTCGCCTTCGAAATGGCGCAGGAGGCGCAAGGCAGCCTGGAAGTGCGCAGCGCGCCGGGCGCGGGCACCTGCTTCGTGCTGCGCCTGCCGCTGGCGGCGCTCAGCGTTCCTGCGGCATGA
- a CDS encoding XVIPCD domain-containing protein, translating to MTPIQPPRAVAREAVLGPEHPEHPDHLLYAQIREGVHALDAACGRAPDAISERMVARLLPLAKEYGFDQVDHVVLSRELGEVEQGENVFLVRGDLDDPAHLRAHITTHEAVGMSVEDSLARLEKVNRRLALRLRPE from the coding sequence ATGACGCCCATCCAGCCGCCGCGCGCCGTCGCGCGCGAGGCCGTGCTCGGTCCCGAGCATCCGGAGCATCCCGACCATCTGCTGTACGCGCAGATCCGCGAAGGCGTGCACGCGCTGGACGCCGCCTGTGGCCGCGCGCCCGACGCGATCAGCGAGCGCATGGTGGCGCGGCTGCTGCCGCTGGCCAAGGAGTACGGCTTCGACCAGGTCGATCACGTGGTGCTGAGCCGCGAGCTGGGCGAGGTGGAGCAGGGCGAGAACGTGTTCCTGGTGCGCGGCGACCTGGACGACCCGGCGCATCTGCGTGCGCACATCACCACCCACGAGGCGGTGGGCATGTCCGTGGAAGACTCGCTGGCGCGGCTGGAGAAGGTCAACCGCCGCCTGGCGCTGCGCCTGCGTCCGGAGTGA
- a CDS encoding choice-of-anchor X domain-containing protein yields the protein MPTLPKLSLLSTLLLSPLLAQAADLVPKQLAGPPEEFAQMRAPAPAEAAILSKSALLPVEFASARSGEAAQWQATLPVENGKLRFVLLSGTHDWQPQLHAPGAANARASAAIVPNAVATRLGSGDTALPAREYRVDRAANGSWTLTLRADGSAAQRGYLLMEGDARTQLASYPSDRRQLHSGQRIGLTALLGGSDSHGATALASNAGRIRDAQLRVTAPDGTVTQWPMADDGRHGDGAAGDGIYAGDFPAKAPGSYLAQVVVHGEDAAGQAFVRTSEHVLPVLDTSLRIAADAVSASAQDGTRLALPIPVSASGQAPAHYRVLGELWGTGRDGSAVPVAWLGGMLAPHNGRLPLSVDERWIVRAGARAPFTLRNLRIEDPDHFVPLATRDTLALTLPALRRSSVARGGAIDASMRMGERPATLQRAATDAQAQATGSRLVLVHGYCSGGVWPAAQFSNASTFLDANQNRSNDQFAQLLGQFGSQWNSFGTVAHSQGGMAALHLYSYYWSGLDNASGGRVMQSVGTPYQGTNLSGILATVGSWFGVGCGSNSDMTYDGAKAWLAGIPTSARALVNYYTTSFAKTNWYTNDYCNAASDLVLDDPEDGVVEQVNAQLPGGVNRGHTTGQCHTTGMRDPAQYLDASRNATMNANAAR from the coding sequence ATGCCGACGCTACCGAAGTTGTCCCTGCTGTCCACGCTGCTGCTGTCGCCATTGCTCGCGCAGGCGGCCGATCTGGTTCCCAAACAGTTGGCCGGCCCTCCCGAGGAATTCGCGCAGATGCGCGCGCCGGCGCCGGCCGAGGCCGCGATCCTGTCCAAGAGCGCGTTGCTGCCGGTGGAATTCGCTTCCGCACGCAGCGGCGAAGCGGCGCAATGGCAGGCGACGCTGCCGGTGGAAAACGGCAAGCTGCGCTTCGTGCTGCTGTCCGGCACGCACGACTGGCAACCGCAGTTGCACGCGCCCGGCGCGGCGAACGCTCGCGCCAGCGCCGCCATCGTGCCGAACGCGGTCGCCACTCGCCTGGGCAGCGGCGACACCGCACTACCGGCCCGCGAGTACCGCGTGGACAGGGCGGCCAACGGCAGCTGGACGCTGACCCTGCGCGCCGACGGCAGCGCCGCGCAACGCGGCTACCTGTTGATGGAAGGCGATGCGCGCACCCAGCTGGCGTCCTATCCCAGCGACCGCCGGCAACTGCACAGCGGCCAGCGCATCGGCCTGACCGCGCTGCTCGGCGGCAGCGACAGCCACGGCGCCACCGCGCTCGCCAGCAATGCCGGACGCATCCGCGACGCGCAATTGCGCGTCACCGCGCCCGACGGCACGGTGACCCAGTGGCCGATGGCCGACGACGGCCGCCATGGCGACGGCGCCGCCGGCGACGGCATCTATGCCGGCGATTTCCCGGCGAAGGCGCCGGGCAGCTATCTCGCGCAGGTGGTGGTGCACGGCGAGGACGCGGCCGGCCAGGCCTTCGTGCGCACCAGCGAACACGTGCTGCCGGTGCTCGATACCAGCTTGCGCATCGCCGCCGACGCGGTGAGCGCCAGCGCACAGGACGGCACCCGCCTGGCGCTGCCGATCCCGGTCAGCGCCAGCGGCCAGGCGCCGGCGCACTATCGCGTGCTCGGCGAACTGTGGGGCACCGGTCGCGATGGCAGCGCGGTGCCGGTGGCCTGGCTCGGCGGCATGCTCGCGCCGCACAACGGACGCCTGCCGCTGAGCGTGGACGAACGCTGGATCGTGCGTGCCGGCGCACGTGCGCCGTTCACGCTGCGCAATCTGCGCATCGAGGACCCGGACCATTTCGTGCCGCTGGCCACGCGCGACACGCTGGCGCTGACCCTGCCGGCACTGCGCCGCAGCAGCGTGGCGCGCGGCGGCGCGATCGACGCCAGCATGCGCATGGGCGAGCGCCCGGCGACGCTGCAGCGCGCGGCGACCGATGCGCAAGCGCAAGCGACCGGATCGCGCTTGGTACTGGTGCACGGCTATTGCTCCGGCGGGGTGTGGCCGGCGGCGCAGTTCAGCAACGCCTCGACCTTCCTGGACGCCAACCAGAACCGCAGCAACGACCAGTTCGCGCAACTGCTGGGGCAGTTCGGCAGCCAATGGAATTCGTTCGGCACGGTGGCGCACAGCCAGGGGGGCATGGCCGCGCTGCACCTGTACAGCTACTACTGGAGCGGGCTGGACAATGCCAGCGGCGGACGCGTCATGCAGTCGGTCGGCACGCCCTACCAGGGCACCAACCTGTCCGGCATCCTGGCCACGGTGGGCTCGTGGTTCGGCGTGGGCTGCGGCAGCAACAGCGACATGACCTACGACGGCGCCAAGGCCTGGCTGGCCGGCATCCCGACCTCGGCGCGGGCGCTGGTCAACTACTACACCACCTCCTTCGCCAAGACCAACTGGTACACCAACGACTACTGCAACGCGGCCTCGGACCTGGTGCTGGACGACCCGGAGGACGGCGTGGTCGAGCAGGTCAACGCGCAACTGCCGGGCGGGGTCAACCGCGGCCACACCACCGGCCAGTGCCACACCACCGGCATGCGCGATCCGGCGCAATACCTGGATGCCAGCCGCAACGCGACGATGAACGCCAACGCGGCGCGTTGA